The genomic DNA TCTGGAAGTCACATTTCGCCGGGTGAGTGGGGCCTGTCAGTACCAGAGGTGGGCGACGTCGATCACCAGCCGGCGTGAGCCGTCGGTGCTGCTGAGGACGAAGACCCGCATGGGCAGCCGCGCCCGCACCCCGAGTGCGATCGTCGACTGGCCCTCGAACGAACCACCCCAACGCAGCTGCCGGAACGTGCGGTAGGCCGACACGTTGGCGAGCTCGTTCGGGTTGGCCGGTGTGTACGTCGGCGCGCCGGTCGTGACGTGGTACGCCGGAGCGTTGATCGTCACCTTGATGTCGGCGGCACCCCGCACGGGCAGGGGAGCACCCTGTCCCTCGGAGTACACGGTCGTCACGTAGCGGACGTCGTAGCCGACGCCGCCCGTGCCGGAGCGACCGATGTCGATGACGAGCCGGTCGTAGCAGAGGTTCTGGCCGGTGCGTACGCCGGTCAGCGGCTTCGTGGTGTGCGCGGACGACGTCTTGGCGAGCGAACCCCATGGCGCCTCGCAGACGGTGGCGCCTGCGCGCGGTGCCGCAGCCAGCGGACCGACGAGGCCGAGCATCAGCCCGAGGACGACGAGCGCCAGTGTGGTGACGAGCCGCGGACTGCGAGTGGTGAGTGATCGGGACATGACTCCCCCTGGTTCTTTCTCCTGCACGCCGGTCGGGTCGGCCGGTC from Luteipulveratus halotolerans includes the following:
- a CDS encoding AMIN-like domain-containing (lipo)protein, which codes for MSRSLTTRSPRLVTTLALVVLGLMLGLVGPLAAAPRAGATVCEAPWGSLAKTSSAHTTKPLTGVRTGQNLCYDRLVIDIGRSGTGGVGYDVRYVTTVYSEGQGAPLPVRGAADIKVTINAPAYHVTTGAPTYTPANPNELANVSAYRTFRQLRWGGSFEGQSTIALGVRARLPMRVFVLSSTDGSRRLVIDVAHLWY